The following are from one region of the Mixophyes fleayi isolate aMixFle1 chromosome 7, aMixFle1.hap1, whole genome shotgun sequence genome:
- the LOC142097004 gene encoding gamma-crystallin-3-like yields MGKIIFYEDRNFQGRSYECNSECADLSSFFRRCNSIRVESGNWILYEFPNYRGHQYFLHRGEYPDFQKWMGYNDSIRSCRLSPQHQGSFRINIYERENFRGQMMEFTEDCPHVYERFRYHDIHSAHVHDGYWMFYEEANYRGRQFYLRPGEYRRYSDWGATNPRIGSFKRAHYFH; encoded by the exons ATGGGAAAG ATAATCTTCTATGAGGACAGGAACTTCCAGGGTCGCTCCTATGAGTGTAACTCTGAATGTGCTGACTTGTCCTCATTCTTTAGACGCTGCAACTCCATCCGTGTGGAAAGTGGAAACTGGATACTCTACGAGTTCCCCAACTACAGAGGACACCAGTATTTTCTTCATAGGGGAGAATATCCTGACTTTCAGAAGTGGATGGGTTACAATGATTCCATTAGATCCTGTCGTCTCAGTCCTCAG CACCAGggttcattcagaatcaatatcTATGAAAGAGAAAACTTTAGAGGTCAGATGATGGAATTCACTGAAGATTGTCCTCACGTCTATGAGAGATTCCGTTACCATGACATCCATTCTGCCCATGTACATGATGGATACTGGATGTTCTATGAAGAGGCCAACTACAGGGGACGTCAGTTTTATCTGAGACCTGGAGAGTACAGGAGATACTCTGACTGGGGTGCTACAAACCCTAGAATTGGCTCCTTTAAACGCGCTCACTATTTCCATTAA